In Gammaproteobacteria bacterium, the DNA window TTTTACCTTTGACCTTAAAGACCATCACTGCCAATCCGAAAGGGTGATCTAATAGTGCATAGGGTTTTCCCAATAAATATTGCTTATATTTTTCGTGATTATCCATTTAGCCTCCAATACAACATAATTTGGTGAGCGCAGTTACTGCTTACTTATATCAATAATTTTAGAGTATAGTAAAAAAAAGTGTTTTTTCAGATTGTTAAGCACTTTTAGCAAAATTAACGTCCAATGTCGTCGTTTAGCAATACAATTGGACGCCATTGCAGCTAATGGTTGATATTAACTTAAATTCTTTCGGTCACACGCGGCTTAACTATATAATCTAAATGTACAACTACCCAAGTGAGGCACGTCACCTTGTTTTTTGAAGGCTCCGAGAAAAAAGCAACAATAACCATCGATAATACCCGACTTTCACTATTAAAAGATTTTGATGATGATTTTTGGCATTTATTAGTTGAACAATGCCAAGCGAAAGTTTTGTCAAAAATTTCAAATCAAGACTGCACCGCTTATTTACTGTCGGAATCGAGTTTATTTGTCTGGCACGATCGTTTTGTTATCCTGACCTGTGGTACCACGAGTTTGGTTAATGCGATTGAGTTTTTTGTCAGCCAAGTCGAAAGCAATATAATTATTGGCTTAATTTTTCAGCGAAAAAATGAATTCTTCGCCCATGCACAACCCAGCTGCTTTAATGATGATGCTAAAATTTTACAAAAATATTTTGATGGCCAAGCTTGCCGCTTTGGCAGTTTAAATAGTCACCACAATTACCTTTACCATTTAAACAAACCTTTAGCGTCAACGCACATCAACCCTAGCTACGAATTGCTTAGCTATCAAATTAGCCGCAAAGCCTCAGCTATTTTATGTCAGCCCAAGCTTACCACTGATCTGGTGCGTAAATTTTTACGCCTTGATCAATTTTTACCAAATTTCAGCTACGATGACTTTGTCTTTGAACCCTATGGCTATTCGTTAAATGCCATTGCTGGGCAAAACTATTTAACCATTCATATCACCCCACAAGAACATTCAAGTTACGTCAGCATTGAAACAAACCTTAATTTAATGCCACTGTTGCCGCTGTTATTAGAAATATTAGCGCCTAGCTCTTTTGACTTGATCGCTTTTAATGCCCCTGAATTTTCGGCATTAACAGCCTATTACATTCCCGCGCCCTACCTTAGCCATCAAGTAGTTGCGAGTACGTTAAGTTGTAACGAGCATGTGGATTTTGCCAGCTTTATCAAACCCACTCAGCAAGCAATAGCGCCTAACTCACTCAAAATTTAGTCAGATAGTCCCAGAATGCACCCTGATTGTAGCGGTTTTCATAATATTTATCGGCTGAAAACTTGACCAACACTAAATATACTGTATAAATAGCCATGTACTGTATGTACCACTGTATACAATCAACCACAGGGTGACACCATGTTAACGCAGCTAACCATTAATGATTTTGCCATTGTTCAATCTCTCGATATTGAATTGCAACCGGGTATGACTACCATCACGGGTGAAACGGGTGCGGGAAAATCAATTGCCATTGATGCATTATCGTTATGCTTAGGCGGGCGTGGTGAAGCCGGCATGGTTCGTACCGACGCAAATAGAGCCGACATCTGTGGTCAATTTAATATCGCAACCAATAAAGCGGCAGCTAAGTTTCTGAGCCAGCATGATTTAGACAAAGATAACCAGTGTATTGTCAGGCGGACAATATCCAAAGAAGGTCGCTCTAAAGGTTATATAAATGGGATCGCGGTACCCATTAGTCATCTAAAAGAGCTTGGACTATTATTACTAAACATTCACGGCCAACATGCCCATCAAGGTTTGTTAGATCCAGTAATACAGCTTAAATTACTCGATCAGTACGCCAGTCACAAAAAATTGCTCGAGCAAGTTGAACGAAGTTACTTCAGTTATCAGCTGGTCAACAAAGAATTAAGTCAGCTAAAACAACAGCAACATGAATATAGCGCTAAGGTTCAATTACTCGAATATCAAGTGGAAGAATTTGATCAATTTGCCTTAATTGAAGGCGAATTTGAACAGATTGAAGCGCAACATACTCGACTAGCGAACAGCGACTCAATAAAAACCCAGTGTTACCAACTGCT includes these proteins:
- a CDS encoding adenosylmethionine decarboxylase — translated: MFFEGSEKKATITIDNTRLSLLKDFDDDFWHLLVEQCQAKVLSKISNQDCTAYLLSESSLFVWHDRFVILTCGTTSLVNAIEFFVSQVESNIIIGLIFQRKNEFFAHAQPSCFNDDAKILQKYFDGQACRFGSLNSHHNYLYHLNKPLASTHINPSYELLSYQISRKASAILCQPKLTTDLVRKFLRLDQFLPNFSYDDFVFEPYGYSLNAIAGQNYLTIHITPQEHSSYVSIETNLNLMPLLPLLLEILAPSSFDLIAFNAPEFSALTAYYIPAPYLSHQVVASTLSCNEHVDFASFIKPTQQAIAPNSLKI